A single genomic interval of Devosia oryziradicis harbors:
- the flaF gene encoding flagellar biosynthesis regulator FlaF, giving the protein MHQQGAQAYQQTTKIVESARERESALLMKAAAGLQRVKDEWAIGTDQELRAALTYNRKIWTIFMAAVTKDDSPLPTEVRQNVANLGMFIMNQTREILLDLNPQPQQLDVLVRLNRQIAAGLRGS; this is encoded by the coding sequence CACCAGCAAGGCGCTCAAGCCTACCAGCAGACGACCAAGATCGTTGAGTCGGCCCGGGAGCGTGAATCCGCGCTCCTGATGAAGGCAGCGGCAGGCCTGCAGCGGGTGAAGGACGAATGGGCGATCGGCACCGATCAGGAACTGCGAGCCGCGCTTACCTACAACCGCAAGATCTGGACCATCTTCATGGCCGCGGTGACCAAGGACGACAGCCCCCTTCCCACTGAAGTCCGCCAGAACGTGGCCAATCTGGGCATGTTTATTATGAACCAGACCCGCGAGATCCTGCTGGACCTCAATCCCCAGCCGCAGCAGCTCGATGTGCTGGTCCGTCTCAACCGTCAGATCGCAGCAGGCTTGCGCGGAAGCTGA